The window GCCGGCTTCTTCGGCCGCGCGAAGGTTGTCGCCCGACGCGAACACAGCGACGCGAACCGTCTTGCCAGTGCCGTGGGGCAGGGCAACGGTGCCGCGAACCTGCTGTTCTGCGTTTCGGGGATCGACGCCAAGACGAACGTCCAACTGAACGGATTCGTCGAACTTGGCGTAAGAGAGCTTGCGGAGCAACTCAACAGCCGGGCGAACTTCACAGAGCTCGGTCTTGTCGTACTGCTCGAACTTCTCGCGATACTTCTTTCCGTGCTTAGGCATTTGTGCTTTCTCCCGTGGTCCAGGCGGTCTCCGTCATGCGGACGACCTCCCACCGAAGGTTGGAATGAATTTATAGAATGAACGCCGGGGCAATTAGCCCTCGACGACGATTCCCATACTACGGGCAGTGCCCTCGACCATGCGCATGGCGGCTTCAACGCTTGCGGCGTTCAAGTCGACCATCTTGAGCTCGGCGATTTCCTTCACCTGCTTGCTGGTCACCTTGCCGACCTTCTCCTTGTTGGGGACGCCGGAGCCCTTGTTGAGCTTGGCAGCCTTGAGGAGCAGTGTCGGTGCGGGCGGGGTCTTCAGCTCGAAGCTGAAGCTGCGGTCCGAATAGACGGTGATGATCGCAGGGATCACCAGGCCGGCCTTGTCCTTCGTGCGAGCATTGTACTGCTTGCAGAAGTCCATGATGTTGATGCCGTGCTGACCGAGGGCGGGACCAACCGGCGGAGCCGGGGTGGCCTGGCCGGCCGGGCAGTTCAACTTGATGGTTGCGATCGCTTTCTTCTTCGCCATGACGGGTCTATCTCTTCCTGAAGTTTAGCGGCTCCTCGAGGGAGCCCAAAATCGGTCAAAGTCGGGTCAGGAAACGCTCTCGACCTGGAGAACGTCCAATTCCACCGGCGTGCTGCGTCCGAAGATGGAGACCATCACGCGCAACTTCGCCTTGTCGTAATCGATATTGTCGATGGTGCCCACGAAGCTCGCGAACGGGCCCTCGATTACCTTCACCTGGTCGCCCAGGCGGTGCTTGATCTCGGCGCGAGGCTTGTCCTTCTTCTCCTCGACCAGACCGCGGATATTCGTGACTTCTTCATCGCTCAGCGGCGTGCGTGCTCCGCCGGCGCCGACGAAACCGGAGACACCCTTGATTTCCTCGGTCAGCTTAAACAGCTCTTCGTTCTCCTCCATCTGGACGAAAACGTAACCGGGCATGATGTTGCGAGCGTGCTCGCGCTTCTTGCCCTCTTTGATTTCAACGATTTTTTCCTCGGGAACGATGACTTCGCCCAGCTTATCGCGAAGACCTTCCACCGAGGCGCGATGCTCGATGTCCTTCTTCACGCTCTTCTCGAAGCCCGAGTAAGTGTGGATGGCAAACCACTTCATAAGTACTTCACAGTCCTTAATCTTCGCGTAGGATGACGGCGGTGGCCGCTGGTGAAACTTCCCGTTCGGGCCGGTCAAACAGACCCCACCCCCGCCAGTGCTGCAATCAGTGGGCCGTCAGCCGCCCAGCATCTTGAAGCCGATTTCCACAGCCTTCGAGAGCAGCTTGTCCCAAACGCCCATCAGTACACAAATGACGAAAGTCGAAACGATCACAACGATCGTGTAGGTGCGCAAATCGTCCTTCGATGGCCAACTGACCTTGGCCATTTCGGTGCGCACCTGGCTGCTGAAGAGTTTGATTTTCTCGAATCCGCCGACGGCCGCCTTGGTGCTCACGAGACTTTCCTTTGCATCAAAGTGCTCGGGCCGCCGCGGGGGCGCTCCGAGCACGGTTTGAATTCAGAATTTTGGCAGGGGCGGAGGGGCTCGAACCCCCAACCTACGGTTTTGGAGACCGTTGCTCTCCCAATTGAGCTACACCCCTGAATTTCTTAGACTTCAGACCCGATCGAACCGGCTTCAAACCCCGCAGAAATCTCCCCACCAGCCGATCAGGCGCGGCTTTCTATCCGCACCTGCCCCCCCCACGCAAGCAGAAACTCCCCAAATCCCCAGCTTTTTTTCCTTCTTTGCGGATCGCCGGAGCGAAAGGGACGGGACCTGCCGA of the bacterium genome contains:
- the nusG gene encoding transcription termination/antitermination protein NusG; its protein translation is MKWFAIHTYSGFEKSVKKDIEHRASVEGLRDKLGEVIVPEEKIVEIKEGKKREHARNIMPGYVFVQMEENEELFKLTEEIKGVSGFVGAGGARTPLSDEEVTNIRGLVEEKKDKPRAEIKHRLGDQVKVIEGPFASFVGTIDNIDYDKAKLRVMVSIFGRSTPVELDVLQVESVS
- the rplK gene encoding 50S ribosomal protein L11; translation: MAKKKAIATIKLNCPAGQATPAPPVGPALGQHGINIMDFCKQYNARTKDKAGLVIPAIITVYSDRSFSFELKTPPAPTLLLKAAKLNKGSGVPNKEKVGKVTSKQVKEIAELKMVDLNAASVEAAMRMVEGTARSMGIVVEG
- the secE gene encoding preprotein translocase subunit SecE → MAKVSWPSKDDLRTYTIVVIVSTFVICVLMGVWDKLLSKAVEIGFKMLGG